One segment of Alligator mississippiensis isolate rAllMis1 chromosome 13, rAllMis1, whole genome shotgun sequence DNA contains the following:
- the THAP3 gene encoding THAP domain-containing protein 3 isoform X1, which translates to MPKSCAAPRCSNRYSSRCRQLTFHRFPRSRPELLARWVVNLGRTDFQPSCHAVLCSQHFQPDCFSPCGNRANLRPDAVPTLFTAPPAAAQIGNGKSSLKDAEDPPVPKDSTDSWEDRRLDVEAVHQEPQSTTAEHPVEVTTTEAAEMEDRQLKSRPLVQRHHLQSSDHSYAIADCTSLKKKLFQALEENEKLRKCLKVKSVELKRILVRLQTCKKEH; encoded by the exons ATGCCCAAGTCCTGCGCGGCGCCGCGGTGCAGCAATCGCTACAGCAGCCGCTGCCGGCAGCTCACCTTCCACAG GTTCCCCCGGAGCCGGCCGGAGCTGTTGGCCCGCTGGGTGGTCAACCTGGGCCGCACGGACTTCCAGCCCAGCTGCCACGCAGTGCTCTGCTCGCAGCACTTCCAGCCCGACTGCTTCAGCCCTTGCGGCAACCGCGCCAACCTCCGGCCCGACGCCGTGCCCACGCTCTTCACCGCCCCGCCCGCTGCCGCC CAAATCGGGAACGGGAAGAGTTCTCTGAAGGATGCTGAGGATCCCCCAGTGCCAAAA GACTCTACAGACAGTTGGGAGGACAGGAGACTGGATGTAGAAGCTGTTCATCAGGAGCCCCAGTCTACTACAGCAGAGCATCCAGTAGAG GTTACTACAACAGAGGCAGCAGAAATGGAGGACAGGCAGCTGAAATCCAGGCCCCTAGTGCAGAGGCACCACCTTCAGAGCTCAGATCACAGCTATGCCATTGCTGACTGtacttccttgaaaaaaaaactCTTTCAAGCcctggaagaaaatgaaaaactcCGGAAATGCCTGAAAGTTAAAAGTGTAGAACTAAAGAGGATACTTGTGCGGCTCCAAACTTGTAAAAAGGAGCACTGA